The proteins below come from a single Leifsonia sp. 1010 genomic window:
- a CDS encoding GntR family transcriptional regulator yields the protein MPANALRDARLDREAKEPLWQQLVAVLRDAIETGALTPDQALPSEADLIDRYGVSRTVVREALAELVRRGQIYKIRAKGSFVAPPRRDLSFIGSNAGSSEDLAGTGRTVATRILSLDEGLADEFEAAALRVPEDTPVIRMRRLRTVDGTPWLLVQTTLPRDRFAGLLKAHLENRSLYDHLRRTYGVAPAGADRWLKAIIPSAEEASLLELPSGAPALDIVSVAWDEDGVPFEYYHALHRSDESRFYVGVR from the coding sequence ATGCCCGCCAACGCACTGCGCGACGCGCGGCTGGACCGGGAGGCCAAGGAGCCGCTCTGGCAGCAACTCGTGGCCGTGCTGCGCGACGCGATCGAGACCGGCGCTCTTACTCCTGACCAGGCCCTTCCGTCCGAGGCCGACCTGATCGACCGGTACGGCGTTTCGCGCACGGTGGTCCGGGAGGCGCTGGCTGAACTGGTGCGGCGCGGTCAGATCTACAAGATCCGAGCGAAGGGATCGTTCGTCGCGCCGCCGCGCCGCGATCTGTCCTTCATCGGGTCGAACGCGGGCTCCTCGGAAGACCTCGCCGGCACCGGCCGAACGGTCGCCACGCGCATCCTCTCGCTCGATGAGGGGCTCGCCGACGAGTTCGAAGCCGCCGCCCTCCGCGTACCGGAGGACACCCCCGTCATCCGGATGCGGCGCCTGCGTACGGTCGACGGGACACCGTGGCTCTTGGTGCAGACGACGCTTCCCCGCGACCGCTTCGCCGGGCTTCTCAAGGCTCACCTCGAGAACCGTTCGCTCTACGACCACCTGCGCCGCACCTACGGCGTCGCCCCGGCCGGCGCCGACCGGTGGCTGAAGGCGATCATCCCCTCGGCGGAGGAGGCGTCGTTGCTGGAGCTGCCGTCCGGCGCACCGGCGCTCGACATCGTGTCGGTCGCCTGGGACGAGGACGGCGTGCCGTTCGAGTACTACCACGCGCTGCACCGCAGCGACGAGTCGCGCTTCTACGTCGGCGTGCGCTGA
- a CDS encoding substrate-binding domain-containing protein: protein MSFQSWRRIGVVAAVAATLTLTGCSAGAAGDGGDGAGKTSGISVALSNGFVNGWRLTLIDKFEKEADKLKKDGVVSKYTTVNAPGENSATEQASQIRSLVLQKPDMLIVIPASSTALVPAVEEACTAGITVLVLDADMKAPCAHIVRNDYAKWGEVSLVPALKAINGKGDIIINRGVIGSQPEEEFNKRQHEILKEYPDVKVAAEVNGYCDGSTAQKEIVSVLGSLPPISAVPGCIGGMGVVQAFESAGRPDPVVVFDTDGKSLKFWKDSGISNGSFAALTDPGQGVAALYVGLELLAGKKVPSTVVLPLLEIGQGDLDYWAGKLSADEYAAYPWDEESVNAAIAAVADGKDAEAPALK from the coding sequence ATGTCGTTTCAATCCTGGCGCCGCATCGGCGTCGTCGCCGCCGTCGCGGCGACCCTCACCCTCACCGGCTGCTCGGCCGGCGCTGCCGGCGACGGCGGCGACGGAGCGGGCAAGACGTCCGGCATCTCGGTCGCGCTGAGCAACGGCTTCGTCAACGGCTGGCGGCTCACCCTGATCGACAAGTTCGAGAAGGAGGCCGACAAGCTCAAGAAGGACGGCGTCGTCTCCAAGTACACGACCGTCAACGCCCCCGGCGAGAACAGCGCGACCGAGCAGGCCTCCCAGATCCGGAGCCTCGTGCTGCAGAAGCCGGACATGCTCATCGTGATCCCCGCGTCCTCCACAGCCCTGGTTCCCGCCGTCGAAGAGGCCTGCACCGCCGGCATCACGGTGCTGGTGCTGGACGCCGACATGAAGGCGCCGTGCGCGCACATCGTGCGCAACGACTACGCCAAGTGGGGTGAGGTCTCCCTCGTCCCCGCCCTCAAGGCGATCAACGGCAAGGGCGACATCATCATCAACCGCGGCGTGATCGGCTCGCAGCCGGAGGAGGAGTTCAACAAGCGCCAGCACGAGATCCTCAAGGAGTACCCGGACGTCAAGGTCGCCGCCGAGGTCAACGGCTACTGCGACGGATCGACCGCGCAGAAGGAGATCGTGTCGGTGCTCGGCTCACTGCCTCCGATCTCGGCCGTCCCCGGCTGCATCGGCGGGATGGGCGTGGTGCAGGCGTTCGAGTCGGCCGGCCGGCCCGACCCGGTCGTGGTGTTCGACACGGACGGCAAGTCGCTGAAGTTCTGGAAGGACAGCGGCATCAGCAACGGCTCCTTCGCCGCACTGACCGACCCCGGCCAGGGCGTCGCCGCCCTCTACGTCGGCCTCGAGCTCCTCGCCGGCAAGAAGGTCCCGTCGACCGTCGTGCTCCCACTGCTGGAGATCGGACAGGGCGACCTCGACTACTGGGCGGGCAAGCTCTCCGCCGACGAGTACGCCGCGTACCCGTGGGACGAGGAGAGCGTGAACGCCGCCATCGCGGCCGTCGCCGACGGGAAGGACGCCGAGGCTCCCGCGCTCAAGTAG
- a CDS encoding sugar ABC transporter ATP-binding protein, with protein sequence MPTTITQTPADAAAGPATEAAALRPTAAIAARGVSKRYGSTRALTGVDLHVERGEILGLVGHNGAGKSTLMRILAGREQPDEGAVTAGDATPGHPWDATTAAAAGVRMVYQELALCPDLTVAENAYLSDRRGGSPFGWRGRAERRIGEVLDTVFPGHGIAVVRRVGELTLAQRQMVEISRALCTERLGLLILDEPTESLGVDAADQLYTHLHRLTADGVSVLLISHRMAEIVAHSDRVAVMRDGAVAGVFTDADEGSLLQAMGGDVHAPASVEAAAEARATGDVVAAIRGDGIPFTVRAGEIVGLAGLAGQGQERMLGRLWSAGALTRGVDAPRRRAYVPGDRQTSGILPLWSVAQNLTIAALRGISTAGVVDGRAKRALAARWIEALSIRGTAASPITALSGGNQQKVLVARAFATDAALVLLDDPFRGVDVATKSELYTLMKSEAAAGRAIVWYSTENAEMAHCDRVYVLRAGRIVSELSGDSNTEERIIADSFEEGTVR encoded by the coding sequence ATGCCCACGACGATCACACAGACGCCCGCGGACGCGGCCGCCGGCCCGGCGACGGAGGCCGCCGCGCTCCGGCCGACGGCCGCCATCGCCGCCCGCGGCGTGAGCAAGCGCTACGGGAGCACCCGCGCGCTGACCGGGGTCGACCTGCACGTCGAGCGCGGGGAGATCCTCGGACTCGTCGGTCACAACGGCGCAGGCAAGAGCACGCTGATGCGCATCCTCGCCGGGCGCGAGCAGCCCGACGAGGGCGCGGTCACGGCCGGGGATGCGACCCCCGGACACCCCTGGGATGCCACGACGGCTGCTGCCGCCGGCGTCCGGATGGTCTACCAGGAGCTCGCGCTCTGCCCCGACCTCACCGTCGCCGAGAACGCGTACCTCTCCGATCGCCGCGGCGGGTCGCCGTTCGGGTGGAGGGGCCGCGCCGAGCGCAGGATCGGCGAGGTGCTGGACACCGTGTTCCCCGGGCACGGGATCGCGGTGGTCCGTCGCGTGGGAGAGCTCACCCTGGCACAACGCCAGATGGTGGAGATCTCCCGCGCCCTCTGCACCGAGCGGCTCGGTCTCCTGATCCTGGACGAACCGACCGAGTCGCTCGGTGTGGACGCCGCCGACCAGCTGTACACGCACCTCCACCGGCTCACGGCGGACGGCGTGAGCGTGCTCCTGATCTCGCACCGCATGGCCGAGATCGTCGCCCACAGCGACCGGGTCGCCGTGATGCGCGACGGTGCGGTCGCCGGTGTGTTCACCGACGCCGACGAGGGCTCCCTGCTGCAGGCGATGGGCGGCGACGTCCACGCGCCTGCGTCCGTCGAGGCCGCGGCTGAGGCCCGTGCCACCGGCGACGTCGTCGCGGCGATCCGCGGCGACGGCATCCCCTTCACCGTCCGCGCCGGCGAGATCGTCGGGCTGGCCGGACTCGCCGGGCAGGGCCAGGAGCGCATGCTCGGCCGGTTGTGGTCGGCCGGCGCCCTCACCCGCGGAGTCGACGCTCCCCGGCGCCGCGCCTATGTGCCCGGCGACCGTCAGACCTCGGGCATCCTCCCGCTCTGGAGCGTCGCCCAGAATCTCACCATCGCCGCACTCCGCGGCATCAGTACCGCCGGAGTGGTCGACGGCCGTGCCAAGCGCGCCCTCGCGGCCCGCTGGATCGAGGCGCTCAGCATCCGTGGCACGGCCGCGTCACCGATCACCGCGCTCAGCGGCGGCAACCAGCAGAAGGTCCTCGTCGCGCGTGCGTTCGCAACCGACGCAGCGCTGGTGCTCCTCGACGACCCGTTCCGCGGAGTGGATGTGGCGACGAAGAGCGAGCTCTACACGCTGATGAAGTCGGAGGCAGCGGCCGGTCGGGCCATCGTCTGGTACTCGACCGAGAACGCCGAGATGGCGCACTGCGACCGGGTGTACGTGCTCCGCGCCGGCCGGATCGTCTCGGAGCTCTCCGGCGACAGCAACACCGAGGAGCGGATCATCGCCGACTCGTTCGAGGAAGGGACCGTCCGATGA
- a CDS encoding ABC transporter permease, producing the protein MTATTASTGRKRTASAGRPAPAVRLRAGLAHGSPALLSLVALAVIVAIAAAIQPGILSVTGLSLMLMSAVPLAFAAQAQMIIMSVGDIDLGIGNLVGLVTVIAATLLATDPLLGVGMLAGVLVVYALLAVIVQKRGVPSIIVTLGMSFVWLGIGLQLLPTPGGATPAWLTAIGAWRSTVVPPPLVFVALAAIAGWWIMRRTRAGARMRALGSSAATLDKAGWSATRTRMTAYVLAAVLILASGLLLAAQTRSGDINSASNFTLTTIAAVILGGGTFSGGRALPLGTALGAVTLGLISVLLSLVALPSSMQAGAQGVIVLAVLAGRIVTERFSR; encoded by the coding sequence ATGACCGCCACCACCGCCTCCACCGGGCGGAAGCGCACGGCGAGCGCCGGTCGCCCCGCCCCTGCGGTCCGGCTCCGAGCGGGCCTCGCCCACGGCTCGCCGGCCCTCCTCTCGCTCGTCGCCCTGGCGGTGATCGTGGCGATCGCCGCGGCCATCCAGCCGGGCATCCTCTCGGTCACCGGGCTCAGCCTGATGCTGATGTCGGCCGTACCGCTCGCCTTCGCCGCCCAGGCGCAGATGATCATCATGTCGGTCGGCGACATCGACCTCGGCATCGGCAACCTGGTCGGACTGGTGACCGTGATCGCCGCGACCCTGCTGGCGACCGACCCCCTGCTGGGCGTCGGGATGCTGGCCGGCGTGCTCGTCGTCTACGCGCTTCTCGCGGTGATCGTGCAGAAGCGCGGCGTGCCCTCGATCATCGTCACCCTCGGGATGTCGTTCGTCTGGCTCGGGATCGGGCTGCAGCTGCTGCCTACGCCCGGCGGCGCGACCCCGGCGTGGCTGACCGCCATCGGCGCCTGGCGCAGCACCGTCGTGCCGCCGCCGCTGGTGTTCGTCGCCCTCGCGGCCATCGCCGGGTGGTGGATCATGCGACGCACCCGGGCAGGCGCTCGCATGCGAGCGTTGGGCTCCAGCGCGGCGACGCTCGACAAAGCCGGATGGTCGGCGACCCGCACCCGCATGACGGCCTACGTGCTCGCCGCCGTGCTCATCCTGGCCTCCGGCCTCCTCCTCGCGGCCCAGACCCGGTCGGGCGACATCAACTCCGCGAGCAACTTCACCCTCACCACCATCGCCGCGGTCATCCTCGGCGGCGGCACGTTCTCGGGCGGACGCGCGCTGCCTCTCGGCACCGCGCTGGGCGCCGTCACCCTCGGACTGATCTCCGTCCTGCTCAGCCTGGTGGCGCTCCCGTCGAGCATGCAGGCGGGTGCACAGGGCGTGATCGTCCTCGCGGTCCTCGCCGGCCGCATCGTCACCGAGAGGTTCAGCCGATGA